In Haliscomenobacter hydrossis DSM 1100, the DNA window CTTGCGAAAACCAAAAATCCAACCACGACGCCCTAGTGGGTTTGGGATTGGGGATTAGCGATGCTACCGTAGTTGTATCCAACCTGGACAGCGCCAGACTGCATTACACCGAAGATCTTGGCTTTGATATCCCCAAACCTGAAAAATATGAACAGGGCATCTACAAAGGATCAATTGGCTTTTCTGCTTTCTTCCCGGACATGTCGGCGCTGGAATTCATCACCCTCAAAGATTCCGCGGCCAAGGCCAAACGATCATTTATCGGTTCTTTTTTGAAAAAGCAGGAAGGGCTTCGTTTGTATTCCCTGTCTACCTCATCAGCAAAGGCCACTTTGGATTGGCTCAACACCCGGGGATTTGCCATTGACTCGGTTCAGGAAGGTCGGGGCGCAGCAGAATTGCCAAAGGGCTGGGATTGGGATGATGGCGGCCCACAATGGCGCACCGTGGGTTTGAATGCCAAAAATCCCCCGGCACATCTCCCCGATTTCATGGAGTACATTGGTCTGCCTTATCAGGACTATCAAAACGAAAAAACATCCATCTATGCCATGAATCGCACGTATTCCAATCATCCCAACGGTGTCGTGGGCATGACTGCGCTGCGCATTGTAGTGGACGACCTGAAGGCTGCCCGCAAGGAATTTAAAAAGATGGGATTGAGCGAATTGAAACAGCCCAAGTCTCCCGATGTAATTCGATTCCAGGTATCCACCAATCAGGAATTGCAGCTGATCACGCCCCAATCCCCTGGCGATTCACTTTCCCAATTTTTGACAGCCCGCGGCCCAGGCGTATATGCCATGCGCTTTGAAGTAAAAAAACTGAAAGCCACGCGGGCATTTTTCAGAAAGAAGCTGCCAGCCAAAGCCTTGCGCATGGGCAAATCACCCGAGCGTTTGATTGTGTTAAAAGAATATGCCCACGGCGTGCAGCTTGAATTTGTGGAAGAGCCCAAAGCGCAAGCACTTCTAGCTCAGCAATACGAGATCAAAGAGGGCAAAAAGCTGAATAGTGTGGCAAAAAAACATGCCTCGGCCCTGTATCAAAAGTATTGTGCCTTGTGCCACGGCAAGAACCGGGAAGGTTATGCCGCCGACAACGCGCCATCCTTACGCTCTCATTCTTTGATGTCGGTCACCAAAATTCCTGCAGCCAATTACAATTTCCTCCGCTATACCATTGCCTATGGCCGGCAAGGTACCGCCATGGCCGCTTATGCCAAAGACCAGGGTGGCCCCCTGGAATATTTAGAC includes these proteins:
- a CDS encoding c-type cytochrome; its protein translation is MHTRLKTSKNNHLIVFVLAISSLLVACENQKSNHDALVGLGLGISDATVVVSNLDSARLHYTEDLGFDIPKPEKYEQGIYKGSIGFSAFFPDMSALEFITLKDSAAKAKRSFIGSFLKKQEGLRLYSLSTSSAKATLDWLNTRGFAIDSVQEGRGAAELPKGWDWDDGGPQWRTVGLNAKNPPAHLPDFMEYIGLPYQDYQNEKTSIYAMNRTYSNHPNGVVGMTALRIVVDDLKAARKEFKKMGLSELKQPKSPDVIRFQVSTNQELQLITPQSPGDSLSQFLTARGPGVYAMRFEVKKLKATRAFFRKKLPAKALRMGKSPERLIVLKEYAHGVQLEFVEEPKAQALLAQQYEIKEGKKLNSVAKKHASALYQKYCALCHGKNREGYAADNAPSLRSHSLMSVTKIPAANYNFLRYTIAYGRQGTAMAAYAKDQGGPLEYLDIDLLITWLREKSGVKKPLELSTDPVSGDVALGKKLYNKTCATCHGLKGEGVSAPALGNPMFLATASDAFLRYAIAEGRDSTPMRAFKNELKKEEIDGLTAYIRSRASGWNAPGAVVIKEPLPKDYILNPKKKAPKFSLREGKFVPAEQVLKALQDKSRMVILDARSKAGWHQSHIPGAVPVPYYEEPDSFIKDMPKDGTWIVVYCACPHAASEKVVSTLRRLGYKNTAIIDEGILVWTNRGYPVQYGQGDVAKK